From one Stieleria sp. JC731 genomic stretch:
- a CDS encoding four helix bundle protein: MRDHKNLRAFELADEVALLTYKFTQNFPREEQFGLTSQMRRAAVSVPSNIVEGCGRHTEAEFLRFLDVAYGSLRELEYQTSLAVRLNFGPSHTDFTDKLTEASKVLAALIRSIRKS; encoded by the coding sequence ATGCGAGATCACAAGAACCTACGTGCATTTGAATTGGCCGATGAAGTTGCATTGCTCACTTACAAATTCACGCAGAACTTTCCTCGCGAAGAACAATTCGGATTAACGTCTCAAATGCGACGAGCTGCGGTTTCCGTTCCATCGAACATCGTCGAAGGATGCGGTAGGCACACGGAAGCGGAGTTTCTCCGATTTCTAGATGTTGCTTACGGATCCCTGCGAGAACTTGAGTACCAAACTTCGCTCGCGGTTCGCCTAAATTTCGGTCCGAGTCACACAGACTTCACGGACAAGCTAACCGAGGCCTCAAAGGTATTGGCGGCGTTGATTCGCTCGATCCGAAAAAGCTAA
- a CDS encoding slipin family protein, which translates to MMISGARREFIIKDTHRGLYYEDGKLTKILEAGHYKIPPRKRFFRKLPTVECMLVDVRERELTIKGQEILTADKVAIRVSILVQFRVTDPKAAIHTVDSFEDRLYSDVQLAARRSLASMTLEEILTNRNRLSEDILSDVTESAGSYGVTIRRADVKDLIFPGNLQEIMNRVLAAERHSQAQLVEARTRAEVEQIEAESRAEITRRDAQADAEARRLREQADAEATRSKAEAETQAYAERVKAAEALEGHPALLRLAELETLRELAKNGNARLYLGLDRVSLNGTDSGKHDS; encoded by the coding sequence ATGATGATTAGCGGTGCTCGACGAGAATTCATCATCAAGGACACCCACCGCGGTTTGTACTACGAAGACGGTAAGCTGACGAAGATCCTCGAGGCGGGACACTACAAGATTCCGCCACGCAAGCGATTCTTCAGAAAGCTTCCGACCGTCGAGTGCATGCTGGTCGATGTTCGTGAGCGAGAGCTGACGATCAAGGGCCAGGAAATCTTGACGGCTGACAAGGTGGCTATCCGAGTCAGCATTCTGGTGCAGTTCCGTGTGACCGATCCGAAGGCTGCGATCCACACGGTCGATAGCTTTGAGGACCGACTGTACAGCGACGTGCAGCTAGCGGCGCGACGCTCACTGGCGTCGATGACGCTGGAGGAAATCTTGACGAACCGAAATCGGCTGAGTGAGGATATCCTGTCCGACGTCACCGAATCGGCCGGCAGCTACGGTGTGACGATCCGGCGAGCCGACGTGAAGGACTTGATCTTCCCAGGAAACCTGCAGGAGATCATGAACCGCGTTCTGGCAGCCGAGCGACACAGCCAGGCTCAACTGGTCGAAGCACGTACGCGTGCGGAAGTCGAGCAGATCGAGGCGGAGTCTCGAGCTGAAATCACGCGACGCGATGCCCAGGCGGATGCCGAGGCACGACGACTGCGTGAGCAAGCCGATGCGGAAGCGACGCGTTCGAAGGCGGAAGCCGAAACGCAAGCGTACGCGGAACGTGTCAAGGCAGCCGAGGCACTAGAGGGCCACCCGGCACTGCTGCGACTGGCCGAACTCGAAACGCTGCGTGAACTGGCCAAGAACGGCAACGCGCGACTGTACCTCGGTCTTGACCGGGTCAGTCTGAACGGAACGGATTCAGGAAAGCACGATTCATGA
- a CDS encoding four helix bundle protein, whose product MKSDLPDRTFAFSERIVKLCLALESDSSVAATLMRQLLRSGTSIGANVEEAQASESKRDFVHKYSIAAKEARETHYWLRLLAKTEVIPPSRLEPLTAEANELVAILTSICKKNR is encoded by the coding sequence ATGAAAAGTGACTTGCCTGACCGAACGTTTGCGTTTTCTGAGCGGATCGTAAAGCTGTGCCTTGCTTTGGAGAGCGATAGCAGTGTTGCTGCAACACTGATGCGGCAATTGCTCCGGTCCGGCACATCTATCGGTGCGAATGTGGAAGAAGCCCAGGCAAGCGAAAGCAAGCGTGACTTCGTTCACAAATATTCAATCGCGGCCAAAGAAGCTCGCGAGACGCACTATTGGTTGCGTTTGCTGGCCAAGACCGAGGTCATTCCACCATCTCGGCTTGAACCGCTCACGGCTGAAGCCAATGAACTGGTTGCCATACTAACTTCGATCTGCAAGAAGAACCGGTGA
- a CDS encoding four helix bundle protein has protein sequence MKSDLPDRTFAFAERIVRLCRHLESEGIVSGTLMKQVLRAGTAIGSHIEEAQASESRKDFIHKYSLALKESRESHYWLRLLIAADVVSAARLDPLKQEANELIAILTSICKKSRD, from the coding sequence ATGAAGAGCGACTTGCCCGATCGCACGTTCGCGTTTGCTGAGAGAATTGTTCGTCTCTGTCGGCACCTCGAATCCGAGGGAATTGTTTCGGGGACACTCATGAAGCAAGTTCTCCGAGCCGGTACGGCGATCGGATCCCATATCGAGGAAGCTCAGGCGAGCGAAAGTCGCAAGGACTTCATCCACAAGTACTCGCTTGCGTTGAAAGAGTCTCGTGAGAGCCATTATTGGCTTCGGTTGCTTATCGCCGCTGACGTGGTTTCAGCCGCACGACTTGACCCATTGAAACAGGAAGCAAATGAGCTGATCGCTATTCTTACGTCAATCTGCAAGAAGAGTCGCGACTAA